Proteins encoded together in one Orrella marina window:
- a CDS encoding DUF3717 domain-containing protein, producing the protein MNSEITLTEIESAINFWRQRLPSVGEELRLCDQASALANHYAIMIVSGTGSMPVDALEPTAREAYEVWLAQNRPGGLTNNPD; encoded by the coding sequence ATGAATTCTGAAATCACTTTGACCGAAATCGAATCGGCGATCAATTTCTGGCGACAAAGACTCCCCTCTGTGGGTGAGGAGTTGCGCCTGTGCGACCAGGCATCTGCGCTGGCGAATCATTACGCAATCATGATTGTGTCAGGAACCGGCAGCATGCCTGTCGATGCGCTCGAACCGACTGCGCGGGAAGCCTATGAGGTGTGGCTCGCCCAGAATCGTCCGGGCGGACTAACAAACAACCCTGACTGA
- a CDS encoding SCO family protein gives MTWSVRWLAGLLLGFSVVLAGCSEPELEFNGSDIAGAGIGESWELVDFNGQTVTPASYQGKVSLVFFGFTQCPDICPTALADVSQAVSLLGDDAQSVQVLMVSVDPERDTPEILQAYLGAFDAELPTEFVGLAGTTEQIRQAAGSFRAYYAKAPTPDGSYTMDHSTSFYLMDQDGKARVLLSNQVGPQAIADDIRTLLQN, from the coding sequence ATGACTTGGTCAGTTCGCTGGCTCGCGGGGTTGTTGCTCGGGTTTTCTGTCGTGCTTGCTGGTTGCAGTGAGCCTGAGCTGGAATTCAATGGTAGTGATATCGCAGGAGCGGGAATTGGCGAATCCTGGGAGTTGGTTGATTTCAACGGCCAGACAGTGACGCCCGCCAGCTATCAAGGCAAGGTCAGCCTGGTCTTCTTTGGTTTCACACAGTGTCCGGATATCTGCCCCACTGCGCTTGCAGACGTGTCGCAGGCGGTTTCTCTGCTTGGAGATGACGCACAAAGCGTTCAGGTGCTGATGGTGTCGGTCGATCCTGAACGCGATACGCCCGAGATACTCCAGGCCTACCTCGGTGCTTTCGATGCCGAGCTGCCGACGGAGTTCGTCGGGCTGGCTGGCACAACCGAGCAGATTCGTCAGGCAGCCGGGTCGTTTCGGGCGTACTACGCAAAGGCTCCTACCCCGGATGGAAGCTACACAATGGACCACAGCACGTCTTTCTACCTGATGGATCAGGATGGTAAAGCCAGAGTTTTGCTGAGCAATCAAGTCGGTCCACAAGCCATCGCCGATGATATCCGGACGCTGTTGCAGAACTGA
- a CDS encoding PhaM family polyhydroxyalkanoate granule multifunctional regulatory protein, which produces MTSDSFYPFGLPGINHPGAAGQGNPLTASLDLMRQAMSSFGQSASLASGTMAQSLNPEDLERRISELKVVENWLKLNLSMLSGSIQGMEVQLATIKTLRSFVEMGSQPVSEDGQQPSPLEVVLGIRRPPAESPAATVAPESTPAPAPQPRPEPEAPSTGAASHTHNAGSSDTPGAGEGVPGIPGMPNTPESSQAAAQAWWDMLQNQFSQIAAATTQAAQFAKPEEVGQQTASEADHKPRARKKMASKSATRSGSTTRARKSSASRPVKNTKS; this is translated from the coding sequence ATGACCTCTGATTCTTTTTACCCGTTCGGACTGCCGGGTATCAACCATCCCGGCGCCGCAGGTCAGGGAAATCCGCTGACCGCAAGCCTCGATCTGATGCGTCAGGCGATGAGTTCCTTTGGACAGTCGGCAAGTCTTGCGAGTGGCACCATGGCACAATCTCTCAACCCAGAAGATCTCGAGCGACGTATTTCTGAGCTCAAGGTCGTGGAGAACTGGCTCAAGCTCAATCTGTCCATGCTCAGTGGCTCGATTCAGGGCATGGAGGTTCAGCTAGCAACGATCAAGACTTTACGATCTTTTGTGGAGATGGGTTCCCAGCCAGTATCGGAAGACGGCCAGCAGCCCTCTCCCCTTGAGGTTGTTCTGGGGATCCGTCGCCCACCCGCAGAGTCGCCTGCAGCAACAGTTGCTCCAGAATCGACTCCTGCTCCAGCACCGCAGCCTCGCCCCGAGCCTGAAGCGCCTTCTACGGGTGCGGCATCGCACACCCACAATGCCGGTAGTTCTGATACACCAGGTGCAGGGGAAGGTGTGCCTGGCATCCCTGGTATGCCGAACACGCCAGAAAGCAGTCAGGCCGCTGCCCAGGCATGGTGGGATATGTTGCAGAATCAGTTTAGTCAGATTGCGGCAGCCACCACACAGGCTGCCCAGTTTGCGAAACCAGAAGAAGTCGGTCAGCAAACCGCGTCAGAGGCTGATCACAAGCCTCGTGCGAGAAAGAAGATGGCCAGCAAATCCGCCACTAGATCGGGCTCGACTACCCGGGCGCGTAAGTCCAGTGCGTCCAGACCTGTTAAAAACACAAAAAGCTGA